From the genome of Candidatus Dormiibacterota bacterium, one region includes:
- a CDS encoding DNA internalization-related competence protein ComEC/Rec2 yields the protein MASAPLRQEGSSGPTSLARAAAFAAGTVLPFQTPLHWPAVLAPVAVLGVIPSFRRVRFFVLPFLLGAAAGVGHRLADPVPSMLRTWSEHGFRPGVTPVEIVGRLLDADDLPDGRLSLTVRAVTFEIPGRLPFLCRPARSILVRITTPAPGPADPPGPRPGDLVRISSRLGPPRTFRNPGAFDYSSYLRARGIDLVGTSKSARLLEVLGGDRDEIAAFPSMARRSFLSTLRRAAKDRDDGTVPFLAALLIGERDDLSPEFQDRLIRAGVYHIVALSGFNVALLVGLAAMALRLLPLSPRARRVVLALCVLLYWGVVRASGSIARAALMSLLSLGGAVQGRGVRGRDAIGTASLLIVLSNPAWAFDPGFQLSVAATLGLLLLVTQRSAGAGNVQPPGEPGRLRVGMSASIGWILASLKVSAAALLSTALVSARHFQTLTPIAVLANLFAVPLAALLLVVGLLVCLIEPLGHPVAIELINVAGALVLVLERATSIVSTPAWCSFFVLPPPVWLVLMGQAAIVVAGHGVGWVRRAAWLFLALAIALTAVAGRAPASNGRLDVTALDVGQGDALLVRFPAGPTMLIDAGGFARSQFDVGSKVVAPALRSLGVLKIDILAITHAHRDHLGGAAAVVRSFAPAAVWLGRMPVDDAAVREIEALAKEGGGAIVFPRRGVRIVLGGTRVDVLNPGRGVDVSGPARNDDSLVLRVSFGAHSVLLTGDLESALETILLGEGREIGADLLKVGHHGSRTSTTGPFLRAVGPKLGVISVGATNPWGHPDAEVLRRLEDAGVEVYRTDRDGAVRFTTDGSSDWLVERLDSGNPGSP from the coding sequence GTGGCTTCCGCGCCGCTCCGTCAGGAGGGTTCGTCCGGCCCGACGTCTCTCGCGCGGGCCGCCGCGTTCGCGGCCGGGACCGTCCTTCCCTTTCAGACGCCGCTCCACTGGCCGGCGGTCCTCGCTCCCGTCGCTGTTCTCGGTGTCATTCCGTCGTTCCGCCGCGTTCGCTTCTTCGTTCTGCCGTTCCTTCTGGGAGCGGCCGCGGGTGTCGGTCACCGCCTGGCCGATCCGGTTCCCTCGATGCTGCGCACGTGGAGCGAGCACGGGTTCAGACCGGGGGTCACTCCGGTCGAGATCGTGGGACGGCTCCTCGACGCCGACGATCTCCCCGATGGAAGGCTGTCCCTCACCGTCCGCGCCGTAACGTTCGAAATCCCCGGTCGTCTCCCGTTCCTGTGCAGGCCCGCACGATCGATCCTGGTCCGGATCACAACTCCCGCGCCGGGGCCTGCCGACCCCCCTGGCCCTCGGCCCGGCGACCTGGTTCGGATCAGCTCCCGGCTCGGCCCCCCCCGGACGTTCCGGAATCCGGGGGCGTTCGACTATTCCTCCTACCTCCGGGCGCGCGGGATCGATCTCGTCGGCACGAGCAAGAGCGCGCGGCTGCTCGAGGTTCTGGGCGGCGACCGCGACGAGATCGCGGCTTTTCCTTCGATGGCGCGGCGCTCCTTCCTTTCGACACTGAGACGAGCCGCGAAGGACCGGGACGACGGGACGGTCCCCTTCCTCGCCGCCCTCCTGATCGGCGAACGGGACGACCTCTCACCCGAGTTCCAGGATCGTCTGATCCGCGCAGGTGTGTATCACATCGTCGCTCTGTCCGGATTCAACGTGGCGCTCCTCGTCGGGCTTGCGGCCATGGCCCTGCGCCTCCTGCCCTTGTCTCCGAGAGCGCGGCGTGTCGTGCTGGCGCTGTGCGTGCTTCTCTATTGGGGGGTCGTCCGCGCCAGCGGCTCGATCGCTCGAGCGGCGCTGATGTCCCTTCTGTCCCTGGGCGGTGCGGTGCAGGGGAGGGGCGTGCGCGGCAGGGACGCCATCGGCACCGCCTCGCTGCTCATCGTCCTATCCAACCCGGCCTGGGCCTTCGACCCCGGTTTCCAGCTGAGCGTCGCGGCGACGCTCGGCCTTCTCCTTCTCGTCACGCAACGCTCCGCCGGGGCGGGGAACGTCCAGCCGCCCGGCGAACCTGGACGCCTGCGGGTCGGGATGAGCGCATCGATCGGCTGGATTCTCGCGTCGCTGAAAGTGTCGGCCGCGGCGCTGCTGTCGACGGCGCTGGTCTCGGCGCGGCACTTCCAGACGCTCACCCCCATTGCGGTCCTCGCCAACCTGTTCGCGGTTCCGCTCGCGGCCCTGCTCCTGGTCGTCGGCCTGCTCGTCTGCCTCATCGAGCCGCTGGGCCATCCCGTGGCGATCGAATTGATCAACGTCGCGGGCGCTCTCGTCCTTGTTCTGGAACGGGCGACCTCGATCGTCTCGACGCCGGCCTGGTGCTCGTTCTTCGTTCTGCCTCCGCCGGTCTGGCTGGTCCTGATGGGACAGGCCGCGATCGTGGTGGCGGGACACGGCGTTGGGTGGGTCCGGCGTGCGGCCTGGCTCTTCCTGGCTCTTGCGATAGCACTCACGGCGGTGGCCGGACGAGCCCCCGCTTCGAACGGCCGCCTGGATGTGACCGCCCTCGACGTCGGGCAAGGTGACGCGCTTCTGGTCCGATTCCCCGCGGGGCCGACGATGCTCATCGACGCAGGAGGCTTCGCGCGCTCGCAGTTCGACGTCGGATCGAAGGTCGTCGCACCGGCGCTCCGGTCGCTGGGAGTGCTGAAGATCGACATCCTGGCCATCACCCACGCGCATCGTGACCACCTGGGAGGGGCCGCGGCGGTCGTCAGGTCGTTCGCGCCGGCGGCCGTGTGGCTTGGAAGGATGCCGGTGGATGATGCGGCCGTGCGGGAGATCGAAGCGCTCGCGAAGGAGGGAGGCGGGGCCATCGTCTTCCCGCGCAGGGGGGTGCGCATCGTCCTGGGCGGCACCCGCGTGGACGTGCTCAATCCGGGGCGCGGTGTCGACGTCAGCGGACCGGCAAGGAACGACGACTCGCTCGTCCTGCGTGTCTCGTTCGGCGCGCACAGCGTCCTCCTGACCGGCGATCTGGAGTCGGCGCTCGAGACGATTCTGCTCGGCGAGGGGCGCGAGATCGGGGCGGACCTCCTGAAGGTCGGCCACCACGGCAGCCGGACCTCGACGACCGGGCCGTTCCTCCGGGCGGTCGGTCCGAAACTGGGCGTGATCTCCGTGGGAGCGACCAACCCCTGGGGGCATCCGGACGCGGAGGTCCTGCGCAGGCTTGAAGACGCCGGCGTGGAAGTGTACCGGACCGATCGCGACGGGGCGGTCCGTTTCACCACGGACGGCTCGTCCGACTGGCTCGTGGAACGCCTGGACTCGGGAAACCCCGGGAGTCCGTGA
- a CDS encoding site-2 protease family protein: protein MESAPRVLDQYPPVGRPTPPAPPIVIRVSRPRLPAWVNLVFFLMTVVATLVAGTLLTLDDYTGKTVRDVILTPGLWTIGLPYSLSLILILGSHEMGHYVACRRYGIEATLPFFIPAPTFIGTFGAVIRIRSPFTSRRALFDVGVAGPIAGFVVAMPILAYGVSRSMIVHQLPRQDDIALPSCLLLELAYAQLFRNLRPGDVIQLHPVTVAAWVGLLATFLNLLPIGQLDGGHMLYALSRRLHRPISFAVIVGLIAGGFLYGGYHLILFGVLWAAIGPRHPPVVDEGEPLGFARVLVALLALAIFVLCFMPRSPRLV from the coding sequence ATGGAGAGCGCACCGCGGGTCCTCGATCAGTATCCTCCTGTCGGGCGCCCGACCCCGCCCGCGCCCCCGATCGTCATTCGCGTGTCGCGCCCCCGGCTGCCTGCGTGGGTCAATCTCGTATTCTTTTTGATGACCGTGGTCGCCACGCTCGTCGCAGGGACTCTCCTGACGCTCGATGACTACACGGGGAAAACAGTTCGGGACGTCATCCTCACGCCCGGACTCTGGACGATCGGGCTTCCGTATTCTCTGAGCCTGATCCTGATCCTCGGTTCGCATGAGATGGGCCACTATGTGGCTTGCCGACGCTACGGCATCGAGGCCACGTTGCCCTTCTTCATTCCCGCCCCCACCTTTATCGGGACATTTGGCGCAGTCATCCGGATCCGCTCACCGTTCACGAGCAGACGGGCCCTGTTCGACGTTGGCGTCGCCGGCCCGATCGCCGGCTTCGTGGTGGCGATGCCGATCCTGGCGTACGGTGTCTCGCGCTCGATGATCGTCCACCAGTTGCCCCGGCAAGACGACATCGCTCTGCCTTCCTGTCTTCTTCTCGAGCTGGCCTACGCTCAACTCTTCCGGAATCTTCGTCCGGGCGACGTCATCCAGCTCCATCCCGTCACCGTGGCGGCCTGGGTCGGGTTGCTCGCGACATTCCTGAACCTTCTTCCGATCGGACAGCTCGACGGGGGTCACATGCTCTACGCGCTGTCGCGCCGCCTGCACCGGCCGATCTCCTTCGCGGTCATCGTCGGCCTGATCGCCGGTGGTTTCTTGTACGGCGGGTATCATCTCATCCTGTTCGGCGTGCTCTGGGCGGCCATCGGTCCCCGGCATCCGCCCGTGGTCGACGAGGGAGAGCCGCTCGGGTTTGCCCGCGTGCTCGTGGCGCTCCTGGCCCTGGCCATTTTCGTGCTCTGCTTCATGCCACGCTCTCCCCGGCTGGTCTGA
- a CDS encoding HU family DNA-binding protein: MIKTDIINNVAKSADITRVKAVVAVEAILDAMKESMRRGERIELRGFGVFQVKPRKKGIGRNPRTGTEVRIPPGKTIRFKPGKNLRNLR; the protein is encoded by the coding sequence ATGATCAAGACCGATATCATTAATAATGTAGCCAAAAGCGCCGATATCACGCGCGTCAAGGCGGTGGTCGCCGTCGAGGCGATCCTGGACGCCATGAAGGAGTCGATGCGCCGGGGGGAGCGGATCGAGCTGCGCGGGTTCGGCGTCTTCCAGGTCAAACCGCGCAAGAAAGGGATCGGCCGCAATCCCCGGACGGGCACGGAAGTGCGCATTCCCCCCGGCAAGACGATCCGCTTCAAGCCAGGCAAGAACCTTCGTAACTTGAGGTAG
- the der gene encoding ribosome biogenesis GTPase Der, translating to MPAPVVAIVGAPNVGKSTLFNRMLGRRKAIVSDIPGVTRDRLMATCDLFGVAVTLVDTGGVVHGKTDDLTRRVRLEALKAVDEADVILLVMDGRAGVTGLDLEVARLLRSSGKPIVPVANKIDAGSLEGLEADAYRLGLGEVVPISAEQGRGLDQLIDRLVGALPGPRGPAEQSGVPVAIVGRPNVGKSSLFNRLVKESRVLVAPIPGTTRDPIDALFQHAGVTYRVIDTAGIRRRSGRSEEIEWVSVLKARQALQEAAIAVVLVDASSEIDHQDKTILGLVAHDRIPAVVAANKIDLVPLSGGARTKRLEAIRDTLGFASYMPIVPLSALQGEGVDRLLDTLETLRQEGLRRFTTAELNRALQEIVAEKQPPADGGREVRFYYITQGGGPPPRFIVFGNGRKVPEPYRRFMTGRLRSRLGLSVSPLVVSFRRSRPVR from the coding sequence GTGCCGGCACCTGTCGTCGCCATCGTGGGCGCGCCGAATGTCGGCAAGTCCACTCTTTTCAACCGCATGCTCGGCCGGCGGAAGGCGATCGTCTCTGACATCCCTGGCGTGACCCGCGATCGCCTGATGGCGACCTGCGACCTGTTCGGTGTGGCCGTGACCTTGGTGGACACGGGGGGTGTGGTCCATGGCAAGACCGACGACCTCACTCGACGAGTGCGCCTGGAGGCGCTCAAGGCTGTCGACGAGGCGGATGTGATCCTCCTGGTCATGGATGGCCGCGCGGGAGTCACCGGGCTCGATCTCGAGGTGGCGCGCCTCCTGCGCTCTTCAGGGAAGCCGATCGTGCCCGTCGCCAACAAGATAGACGCAGGCTCCCTGGAGGGGCTCGAAGCGGACGCCTACCGCCTTGGACTCGGAGAGGTCGTCCCGATCTCGGCCGAGCAGGGTCGAGGTCTGGACCAGCTCATCGATCGGCTGGTCGGAGCGCTCCCGGGCCCGCGCGGCCCCGCCGAGCAGTCCGGTGTGCCGGTGGCCATCGTGGGTCGGCCGAACGTCGGCAAGTCCTCTCTGTTCAACAGGCTGGTGAAGGAGTCCCGCGTTCTCGTGGCCCCGATCCCGGGAACCACGCGCGATCCGATCGACGCTCTGTTCCAGCACGCCGGGGTGACCTACAGGGTCATCGACACCGCGGGGATCAGGCGGCGCTCCGGCCGCTCCGAAGAAATCGAGTGGGTCAGCGTATTGAAGGCAAGACAGGCGCTGCAGGAGGCCGCGATCGCCGTGGTCCTGGTCGATGCCTCGTCGGAAATCGACCACCAGGACAAGACCATCCTCGGGCTGGTGGCCCACGACCGGATTCCGGCCGTCGTGGCGGCGAACAAGATCGACCTGGTGCCTTTGAGCGGCGGGGCGCGGACGAAGCGGCTGGAGGCGATTCGCGATACGCTCGGATTTGCATCGTACATGCCGATCGTGCCGCTGTCGGCGCTCCAGGGAGAAGGGGTCGATCGGCTCCTCGACACGCTTGAGACCCTGCGACAGGAAGGTCTCAGACGCTTCACCACCGCCGAGCTGAATCGCGCGCTCCAGGAGATCGTCGCGGAGAAGCAGCCGCCCGCGGATGGCGGGCGGGAAGTGCGCTTCTATTACATCACGCAGGGGGGAGGGCCGCCGCCAAGGTTCATCGTGTTCGGGAATGGCCGGAAGGTTCCCGAGCCGTACCGGCGGTTCATGACCGGTCGCCTGCGCTCGCGTCTGGGGCTCTCCGTCTCTCCCCTGGTCGTGAGCTTCCGGCGCAGCAGGCCCGTTCGTTGA
- a CDS encoding type II CAAX endopeptidase family protein, whose product MDAPTPATLGHPVRALRSAPERLEIALILGLVLLLNLLPGRPLQIASLRWGILVTQIFFIAAPVLLGIRWFYLDRRAVLPIVWPGGRVLAGAVLGAVGLNHVINYAVLWQDRLFPLPEGLRALFESLGSFDGPLDFLLLLLLLGVVPGVCEEILFRGFVQAGLRQTFESGRTAIVVGALVFAGFHLNPWRFDVLLIIGLYLGYLVQRTGSLVPSMVAHALINILSVCLGAVGDEAQNVFVQSSWSHLLACLCLAAAALLLRRASA is encoded by the coding sequence GTGGACGCACCGACCCCCGCGACGCTCGGCCATCCCGTGCGCGCCCTGCGAAGCGCCCCGGAACGCCTCGAAATCGCCCTGATCCTGGGGCTCGTCCTGCTTCTCAACCTCCTGCCGGGACGCCCGCTCCAGATTGCAAGCCTCCGCTGGGGAATCCTGGTGACCCAGATTTTCTTCATCGCCGCGCCCGTGCTCCTCGGGATCCGCTGGTTCTACCTGGACCGCCGCGCCGTCCTTCCGATCGTCTGGCCGGGTGGACGGGTGCTCGCGGGGGCCGTTCTCGGTGCCGTGGGGCTGAACCACGTGATCAACTACGCGGTCCTGTGGCAGGACCGCCTCTTTCCCCTGCCGGAGGGTCTGCGGGCCCTGTTCGAATCCCTCGGGTCGTTCGACGGCCCTCTGGATTTCCTCCTCCTGCTCCTGCTGCTTGGCGTGGTCCCGGGCGTCTGCGAGGAGATCCTGTTCCGGGGGTTCGTGCAGGCTGGTCTCCGGCAGACATTCGAGAGCGGCAGGACGGCGATCGTGGTGGGGGCGCTCGTCTTTGCGGGATTCCATCTCAATCCGTGGCGGTTCGATGTCCTTCTGATCATCGGTCTGTACCTGGGCTATCTCGTGCAGCGCACCGGCTCCCTCGTTCCGTCGATGGTGGCGCATGCCTTGATCAACATCCTTTCGGTCTGCCTCGGGGCGGTCGGCGACGAGGCCCAGAACGTCTTCGTCCAATCCTCGTGGTCCCACCTGCTGGCGTGCCTCTGCCTCGCCGCCGCCGCGCTGTTGCTGCGCCGCGCGTCCGCGTGA
- the amrA gene encoding AmmeMemoRadiSam system protein A, protein MRRRLAPAIVFFAVLARGGAAHARDAPAPVPAATPAGESRPTESPAPSPSPATPPAVDCLSRPLEAGERDILLRLAWRTLSGHLTDHPIKDADLEVYTFTPCLMTPRGLFVTLKKGDQVRGLQGEIEPTRPLYQQVIVFTRRAATRDPRFLPLTERDLGSLTVSLSIIGVRRKVAGPSDIHVESEGVFLEKWGRRALFLPGIASRQGWTAERTLDELCSQAALPKGSWSESARIETFTTDEVSGGPPVDSPAAPPPSPEPSSSPPVRTPPRQS, encoded by the coding sequence GTGAGGCGACGACTCGCACCGGCGATCGTTTTCTTCGCGGTCCTGGCGCGCGGCGGTGCCGCGCACGCCCGGGATGCCCCGGCGCCGGTACCCGCCGCCACTCCTGCCGGGGAGAGCCGACCCACCGAGTCACCGGCTCCGTCCCCTTCGCCCGCTACGCCTCCCGCGGTTGACTGCCTGTCACGACCCCTGGAGGCGGGCGAGCGCGACATTCTTCTCCGGCTCGCGTGGCGCACTCTGTCCGGTCACCTGACCGACCACCCGATCAAAGACGCCGACCTGGAGGTCTACACGTTCACGCCGTGTCTCATGACGCCACGGGGCCTGTTCGTCACGCTCAAGAAGGGGGACCAGGTCCGGGGTCTGCAGGGGGAGATCGAGCCGACGCGCCCGCTCTATCAACAGGTGATTGTCTTCACACGACGGGCCGCGACCCGCGATCCGCGCTTCCTGCCCTTGACGGAGCGGGACCTCGGGAGCCTCACGGTGTCTTTGTCCATCATCGGCGTACGCCGGAAGGTGGCGGGACCCTCCGACATCCACGTGGAGAGCGAGGGGGTGTTTCTCGAAAAGTGGGGGCGTCGGGCGCTCTTCCTTCCTGGGATCGCCTCCCGACAGGGCTGGACAGCAGAAAGAACCCTCGACGAGTTGTGCTCCCAGGCGGCCCTGCCGAAAGGATCGTGGTCGGAATCGGCGCGCATCGAGACGTTCACGACGGACGAGGTGTCCGGCGGTCCGCCGGTCGATTCACCCGCCGCTCCGCCCCCTTCCCCGGAACCGTCATCGAGCCCGCCGGTTCGGACACCGCCCCGGCAATCCTGA
- the glnA gene encoding type I glutamate--ammonia ligase encodes MRKPADVLKMVKDNDIKIVDLRFMDMPGLWQHFSVPAHELTESSFEEGFGFDGSSIRGFQAIHESDMLVVPDADTAFLDAFTEVPTLNLICNVVDPVTKERYGRDPRAIAQRAESYLQYTKIADTIYFGPEAEFFIFDDVRFDQQAHCGYYFLDSVEGQWNSGKDEKPNLGYRPRHKEGYFPVPPHDHFQDLRTEMVLNLERAGMSVEAHHHEVATGGQMEIDVRFDTLTRAADHVIMYKYIVKNTAIKRGRTVTFMPKPLFGDNGSGMHCHQSLWKNGKNLFAGDGYGGFSQMGLHYIGGLLKHSPALAALIAPTTNSYKRLTPGFEAPVNLAYSRRNRSAAIRIPMISNSPSAKRLEYRPPDPSCNPYMAFAAMLMAGLDGVENKIDPGKPLDKDIYGLGPKELKQIPSLPGSLEQALQNLEDDHDFLLKGDVFAEDNIRMWIDYKREHEVNAMRLRPHPYEFSLYFDI; translated from the coding sequence ATGCGAAAGCCGGCGGACGTGTTGAAAATGGTCAAGGACAACGACATCAAGATTGTCGACCTTCGCTTCATGGACATGCCTGGTCTGTGGCAGCACTTCTCGGTGCCGGCCCACGAGCTGACCGAGAGCAGCTTCGAGGAGGGGTTCGGGTTCGACGGCTCCTCGATCCGGGGATTCCAGGCGATCCACGAGAGCGACATGCTCGTCGTCCCGGATGCGGACACGGCGTTCCTGGACGCATTCACCGAGGTCCCCACGCTCAACCTGATCTGCAACGTGGTCGACCCGGTGACCAAGGAACGTTATGGCCGCGACCCGCGCGCCATCGCCCAGCGCGCCGAAAGCTATCTGCAATACACCAAGATCGCCGACACCATCTATTTCGGGCCGGAGGCCGAGTTTTTCATCTTCGACGACGTGCGCTTCGACCAGCAGGCGCACTGCGGCTACTACTTCCTCGACTCGGTCGAAGGACAATGGAACAGCGGCAAGGACGAGAAACCGAATCTCGGCTACCGGCCCCGCCACAAGGAGGGGTATTTTCCCGTCCCGCCGCACGACCACTTCCAGGACCTGCGCACCGAGATGGTGCTCAATCTCGAGCGCGCCGGCATGTCGGTCGAGGCGCATCATCATGAAGTCGCGACGGGGGGGCAGATGGAGATCGACGTCCGCTTCGACACCCTGACGCGGGCGGCCGACCATGTCATCATGTACAAATACATCGTCAAGAACACGGCCATCAAGCGCGGCCGGACCGTCACCTTCATGCCCAAGCCGCTGTTCGGCGACAACGGCTCCGGCATGCACTGCCATCAAAGCCTCTGGAAGAACGGGAAGAACCTGTTCGCGGGGGATGGCTATGGCGGATTCTCGCAGATGGGCCTGCACTACATAGGCGGGCTTCTGAAGCATTCTCCGGCGCTGGCCGCCCTCATTGCGCCGACCACCAACTCCTACAAGAGACTCACGCCGGGATTCGAGGCGCCGGTCAACCTGGCGTACTCGCGCCGCAACCGGTCTGCCGCGATCCGCATCCCGATGATCTCGAACAGTCCCTCGGCCAAGCGCCTGGAATACCGGCCGCCGGATCCGTCGTGCAACCCGTACATGGCCTTCGCGGCGATGCTGATGGCGGGCCTCGATGGCGTCGAGAACAAGATCGATCCGGGCAAGCCGCTGGACAAGGACATCTACGGCCTGGGGCCGAAGGAGCTGAAGCAGATCCCCTCACTGCCGGGGTCGCTCGAACAGGCGCTCCAGAACCTCGAGGACGACCACGACTTCCTGTTGAAGGGGGACGTGTTCGCCGAGGACAACATCCGGATGTGGATCGATTACAAGCGGGAGCATGAAGTGAACGCGATGCGCCTGCGCCCGCACCCCTACGAATTCTCCCTGTATTTCGACATTTAA
- a CDS encoding peptidoglycan DD-metalloendopeptidase family protein — MRRSSRPPRRTARPILRLSIAFTTLLCGVAFTAAGDDAPKGPAATRTGRPGKRSGRSAIPVLRWPMERPGAVLSSFGEYRYDHLHAGIDISTGGGTGLKVLAAAAGEVFRLKVEWRGYGRALYLRHPGGRVTVYGHLERYEDKVLGLERLVSQRQAQAGTRYPGDIYLERPLRVTRGQVIAYSGESGVGLPHLHFEVRDGGDAPLDPFLAGLPRPSDSRPPVLEALTVTAASASTFVEGDAREVVYPLRPGLPGTLTSSNPIRVSGPFLAVLSAFDPAGATGRAGVGGVEVTIDGGVRYRLALHSFRFDQYAQAGLIFDHRSSRLGPAAFGYRLNHLPGNDLGTGPLDAPAPAEGVYPGAIDLPPGFHRMEITVEDAASNRSRAGVCIQVGRPKAVEAIDWDGRDGGSVGVRFRLSPAEASGDPAGHGADPSACSAPSRDVQAEFWDDRKRAFSALTCRMDDGVCTLPPVLDRGAVSAVRLRETRNGVPGPWRLLSRDTATVPPAESLPVDVDAWPAFLDVLASLEGPAVPPLRLASGLDHSPLETLTYRDGLFCGTGLAYTRAAGLAPFFIVADSSPTPVASLALDVRWVEPGRPVDYRGPGFSLHLPEKARFFPGPLALRTERTPGTDRLPSISDAIEILPEGEALDERGVLAFELSPDAVAAETLGIYRWDPFHRRWSYEGGDLEEGGTRLSLHFRRYGRFALLQDASPPEILEVVPAPGSRSTKRRPSISARVEDQGKGLNYDGVTFELDGRRLESEFDPDRGISKVLDPPSLPLGKHHLKVVAVDLAGNASQPSEADFEVLQH, encoded by the coding sequence ATGCGGCGATCTTCGCGACCTCCCCGCCGGACTGCCAGGCCGATCCTGCGCCTCTCTATTGCGTTCACGACCCTTCTATGCGGGGTCGCCTTCACCGCCGCCGGCGACGACGCCCCGAAGGGGCCGGCGGCGACCCGGACCGGCCGGCCGGGGAAACGCTCCGGCCGCTCCGCCATCCCGGTCCTGCGCTGGCCGATGGAGCGCCCCGGCGCCGTCCTGTCGTCCTTTGGCGAGTACAGGTACGACCATCTGCACGCGGGGATCGACATCTCGACGGGGGGCGGCACCGGCCTCAAGGTCCTGGCCGCGGCGGCCGGAGAAGTGTTCCGGCTCAAGGTGGAATGGAGGGGATACGGGCGGGCCCTGTATCTGCGCCATCCTGGCGGGCGCGTCACCGTCTATGGTCATCTCGAACGGTACGAGGACAAGGTGCTCGGGCTCGAAAGACTCGTTTCACAACGGCAGGCGCAAGCGGGGACCCGCTACCCGGGAGATATCTACCTCGAGCGCCCGCTCCGCGTAACGCGCGGCCAGGTGATCGCCTACTCCGGGGAATCGGGTGTGGGTCTCCCCCACCTGCATTTCGAGGTGCGCGACGGCGGAGACGCTCCTCTCGATCCGTTCCTGGCCGGGCTACCCCGCCCCTCCGACAGCCGTCCACCGGTGCTCGAGGCGCTGACCGTGACCGCTGCGTCCGCCTCGACGTTCGTCGAGGGAGATGCTCGCGAGGTGGTCTATCCGCTGAGGCCCGGTCTCCCCGGCACCCTGACGTCGTCCAACCCGATCAGGGTGAGCGGACCCTTCCTTGCCGTCTTGAGCGCCTTCGACCCGGCCGGCGCCACCGGGCGCGCCGGCGTAGGCGGCGTCGAGGTGACGATCGACGGCGGCGTCCGTTACCGCCTGGCGCTCCATTCTTTTCGGTTCGATCAGTATGCCCAGGCGGGCCTGATCTTCGATCACCGCTCCAGCAGGCTGGGGCCCGCCGCCTTCGGATATCGCCTGAATCACCTGCCGGGCAACGATCTCGGCACAGGTCCTCTCGACGCCCCGGCACCAGCCGAAGGTGTCTACCCGGGCGCCATCGATCTGCCACCTGGGTTCCACCGGATGGAGATCACCGTCGAGGACGCCGCCTCGAACCGATCGCGCGCAGGCGTGTGCATCCAGGTTGGACGGCCGAAGGCTGTGGAGGCTATCGATTGGGACGGCCGCGACGGGGGCTCCGTGGGGGTGCGCTTCCGTCTTTCCCCCGCCGAGGCGTCCGGCGACCCCGCCGGTCACGGCGCCGACCCGTCGGCCTGCTCCGCTCCGTCCCGGGACGTGCAGGCTGAATTCTGGGACGACAGGAAGCGTGCCTTCAGTGCGCTGACGTGCCGGATGGACGACGGGGTTTGCACGCTTCCCCCCGTCCTCGATCGAGGCGCCGTTTCCGCGGTCCGCCTGAGAGAGACGCGAAACGGCGTCCCCGGCCCATGGCGCCTTCTGTCGCGGGACACTGCGACAGTGCCACCCGCGGAGAGTCTCCCCGTCGACGTCGACGCCTGGCCCGCGTTCCTCGATGTGCTGGCGTCGCTCGAAGGCCCCGCGGTTCCGCCGCTGCGGCTCGCGTCCGGACTGGACCATAGTCCCCTGGAAACGCTCACGTATCGTGACGGCCTCTTCTGCGGCACCGGGCTGGCTTATACCCGTGCCGCCGGTCTCGCCCCCTTCTTCATCGTCGCCGATTCCTCCCCGACACCGGTGGCCAGCCTGGCGCTCGACGTGCGCTGGGTGGAGCCTGGCCGGCCGGTCGACTATCGAGGGCCTGGCTTCTCCCTGCACCTTCCGGAGAAGGCGCGCTTCTTTCCCGGACCGCTCGCTCTGCGCACCGAGAGGACTCCGGGAACGGACAGGCTGCCGTCGATTTCCGACGCGATCGAGATCCTTCCTGAGGGGGAGGCCCTCGATGAGCGGGGCGTCCTGGCGTTCGAGCTGTCCCCGGATGCCGTCGCTGCCGAGACGCTCGGAATCTACCGCTGGGATCCGTTCCACCGGCGCTGGTCCTACGAGGGGGGCGATCTGGAGGAGGGGGGCACGCGCCTGTCGCTCCATTTCCGGCGCTACGGTCGGTTTGCCCTCCTCCAGGACGCATCCCCTCCCGAGATCCTGGAGGTCGTTCCCGCTCCGGGCTCCCGCTCGACCAAGCGTCGCCCGTCGATCTCCGCGCGCGTGGAGGACCAGGGGAAAGGACTCAATTACGACGGCGTGACCTTCGAGCTCGACGGGCGAAGGCTCGAGTCGGAATTCGATCCCGATCGCGGAATCTCGAAGGTCCTCGATCCACCGAGCCTCCCCTTGGGTAAGCATCACCTCAAGGTCGTCGCCGTGGACCTGGCGGGCAACGCCTCGCAGCCGAGCGAAGCGGATTTCGAGGTGCTGCAGCACTAG